From a region of the Methanobacterium sp. genome:
- a CDS encoding winged helix-turn-helix transcriptional regulator, protein MKIFKKKGELTRFQILAEIAKTQPHLRQKDIAKKLGISIQAVSENIKSLTDDGFVEIRGDTIRYHITKRGIEKLKKEAVDLRKYADEVSEIMNTYKSIWPAIAEDDLKEGEKVWLKMENGTLYATKHKTPASAEVLQNAQKGEDVALTNLEGTIELKAGDVTIIRLPPINKGGSRVSDLDKINKIYKRGFDRVGVMGTISRAVADKLMISPDFEFATPYATVAASKKGLKVLVFAVGKMTNSITRKLDEEGIHYIIKDVEK, encoded by the coding sequence ATGAAAATTTTCAAAAAGAAAGGAGAACTTACCAGATTCCAGATTCTGGCAGAGATTGCTAAAACCCAGCCTCACCTGAGGCAAAAAGACATAGCAAAAAAGCTTGGAATAAGTATTCAGGCAGTTTCTGAAAATATTAAAAGCTTAACTGATGACGGTTTTGTAGAAATAAGAGGAGACACCATCAGATACCATATAACCAAAAGAGGTATTGAAAAACTTAAAAAAGAAGCTGTTGACCTTAGAAAGTATGCAGATGAAGTTTCTGAAATAATGAATACTTATAAATCTATATGGCCTGCAATAGCTGAAGACGATTTAAAGGAAGGAGAAAAAGTATGGCTGAAAATGGAAAACGGAACACTCTATGCCACAAAACATAAAACGCCTGCAAGTGCTGAAGTGCTTCAAAACGCACAAAAAGGTGAAGATGTCGCTTTAACCAATTTAGAAGGTACCATAGAACTTAAAGCAGGTGATGTAACCATTATTAGACTCCCCCCTATAAATAAGGGCGGTTCAAGGGTCAGTGATCTGGATAAAATTAATAAAATATATAAAAGAGGATTTGACCGTGTTGGTGTCATGGGAACCATTTCCAGGGCAGTTGCAGATAAATTAATGATTTCTCCTGATTTTGAGTTTGCCACGCCCTATGCCACTGTAGCTGCTTCAAAAAAAGGTTTAAAAGTACTTGTTTTTGCTGTTGGTAAGATGACAAACAGTATTACAAGGA